The region TATGCACTGGTAGGAGTAAACACTAATTCTACCACCTGGGGATCACAGTTGACTCTGAGCGGAACATAACAACAAACCAAGGAttgtttggaaaaagaaaaaaaaaaaagaaggcaggtcGTGAATGACTAAAAAACAACTGTGTCATCACTTCATCGGCGTAAACAATTCGTCCTCCTCATAGGGCTGTAGTCCTTTCCATCACGACGGCACAAACAACTAAAGAGGGATCTGTAGGACTTAAGCCATGAAAATGATGGAAAACAGGCTGAAGAAATCATGACTTTAAGCCTGAGAAGCAGATGCCGAAGGAAACTATTCCAGTCTGTTTGAGAACTGGAATTATACTCTGATTAACTGCCCTATACTCCTAGAAAATTCACATGTGGATTTAACTTGCCTCACTTGGGGATTGAACTAGATACAGGGAAGGACTGTGTACATTTTGAGATGTAGAAATGAGCGACTAAGAGAGGCATCCCCCAGGACCCGGAGATGGAAAATGCCCTGCAGCTCTCCAACATGAAGCACGGGCCCTCCCGCCCCAAAGCATCGGGCTGACCTGCAGCCCACCAGAGCTCCTAGAGGCCTCAGGAAATATTCACGCACGGTTGGCACCACTTTCCCACCAGAGGCTAAGTTCTCAGCACGACCCACAGGTCTTTCTACTTCTGGAAGCAAACCAGGAAGGCCCCTACACTTACATTCTTGAGGAACTCCTCGGCCACAATGCGCGCACGGGCATTGACCGACAGCTTCATCTCACTGATCTCCTTGTCGATTTCTTCCATGAAGTGGATCACAAAGTCCACCAACTTGTGTTTATACATCTGCTCTGTGTGGAAGTTGGTGATCAGAAAACTGATGTCATATCCCTAGGGAAGGAAGACGgcggggagcagggagagaggaaacaGGAGACAATCAGCATCCTGGAGGCGCTGAGCTGGCCATGCCCTCTACGTCCACTTAGCCACATGCTTCCAGCTGCGTGTGACCCTCTCCCAAGCTACATGCCCTTCAGGCAGCAGCCCACCTTCTCTGGTGGCGTGTGTATGTTGGATCCAAGGAACCAACAGTTGGATCAACTAAACCCAGTTGAGAATTTTGTGTCTATCAGACATCTCTGGCAGACTATCTGTGGCACAGACGGTTGCATTCAGAATGAGTCAGGGGAGAGTGAAGGGACTGGAAATCTTGTCAAAGAAGAATCTCATCAAACAAAAGGAACATCTAGTCCAGAGAGAAGCGAAGATGCTGTGGGAGAAGGATGGGACTGAGGTCTTTAACTCTCAGATGGGCTGTGTGTAGaagagcaattttatttattctgggtGGCCCTGGAGGTTAGATCTAGGACCAGGAGAGATTTTAGCTCAGGATGAGGACAAGCTTGGCCGACGTGTCTAATGCGTCTGACGACGGTGTTTGCTGCTCTGTGTGGTAGTCGCTTAGTCACTGGCAGAGAGTCGATCTGGCAGGGAGTCTGTAGAGAGGTCTCAAGTACAAAGTCAGGCAACAACTGACGCAATGTCAACTGTGGCCTTGAGACTATGATGCAGTTGGTGGCAGAGTTCAGATTTCTGATTCATCATGCCCTTGCTGCCGCTAGACTATAGGCTCTGGGAAGGTACACAACGCATCTCATCTCTTTTGCCTTTTCCGTGGTTGAGGTAGACCCAGCCTCCTAAGCTGATTCCCCTTATTTCCACAATAGCCGAAATGAACGCCAACTCTCAACTAAGGCTGTGGGTGCCCTACAGCTGGGGGAGCAGCAATCCCTGTTCTAGAAACAATCCCAGGCCAGTGACAGTTGACTTGGTAGTAGAATTCTGGGTATCACAAACACATGGATCACACAGTCTCACCTCCACTGGTTTCCTTCGGAGGATAAAGAAGTTCTCTGCTCTCATCATCATGAAGCGCATGAACTTGTGACATAAAATCTTCTCGATCTCATCAGCCTGGTTCACAGCAATGCTGACGGGGACAGAGTTGATGGAGCCTTCAGTCAGAACCTTTTCCTTCTCATTCCTGCTGATGGTCAAAGGCTGTAGCAGGAGCTCTTTGCTACTCCTGACTTCCACTTCTGGCTTGTGGTGTCGTTCCACCACCTGGGAGGAGAAttctccaggcagagggcagcctGCAGTGTGGCCCGCACGGCACTCAGGTAGGGACGGAGAGTGGCAGTCATCGCCGGCGCTGGCTGGGCCGGAAAGCGGAAGTCCTCTGCTTTACTTTTGTTAATATGGACTATATCTTGAGAACTAAAGAAGCGCATGAACTTGTGACATAAAATCTTCTCGATCTCATCAGCCTGGTgagagcaaaggagaaatgtgTTTCCCTAAAGCTGACACTCTAGGCCAACAGAAATCTGGAGCCTGGTCTTCTGACTGCGATTTCTCCCAGGTTCGCTGGAGGTAGTGGGGTTGGGTATTGGAACACCACTACCTGAACTCTGAATCGTGGGGTAACTGGTTGCCAACTGAAAAGAGGGTCTACTACATTAGAGCCCTCCAACTAATGGGACGTTATCATGATCTTGCTTTCACCCATTCCAGAAAAGTAATTCTGGCAAGCCCaaatcttcttttaatttttattttttggccacactgcatggcatgcagagttccccgaccagggatcaaacctgtgccccctgcagtagaagtgcacagtgttaaccactggaccgccagggaagtcctggcaaaCCCAAACCTTTTATCTGTTCCTTCCAGAGTCCACATCTATATTCAAAACTAccctttcctttcttatttcactAGTGCTACATTTTCCAGTCTGTGATACATACTGTGAAGAATATCAGAGATAACCTTAGGTGGTCTCCACTTTAGTAACAATGAACATCAAACAATCCCCAAAGTTTCTCCCTGATGAACTCTCAACCTTTCTGAAGGAAAAATTTTGCTGCACAGGGCAGACACACCCTTAACAGCCCCCAACACTTGTTAATCTCCCCTTTCAACAAAGAGAGCAGGTCCTTGGGTTAGAGCTTTCTATAGGCAAAAGTGTCTAGTCTGAACTTAAtaaccttgttttgttttcaatgtgCTTGTTTTTTAGAGTTGTCCTCAATTTGGCAAGTggtattgtttttccatttgtggcacaaagtttatttttcaaaaaaatttaagtaggagaaaataagttgggcttccctggtggcgcagtggttaagaatctgcctgtcaatgcaggggacatgggttcgagccctggtccgggaagatcccacatgccacggaagaactaagcccgtgtgccacaactactgagcctgcgctctagagcccacgagccacaactactgagcccacatgccacaactactgaagcctgagcacctagagcccacgtactgcaatgaagagcagcctccACTTGTGGCAACTAAACAAAGCCCAtttgcagcagcaaagacccaacatagccaagaagaaataaataaataaataataaattaaaaattttttaaaaagacaataagttaattgaaagaaattaagtaaagAAGTATCCAAGTGGTCGATAAATATGGCATAAATTATGGTGGTAGTGGGAGTATCAGACATTTGTGAAACACAGAGGAAACATAAGAAATTACATTtcctgggactcccctggtggcgcagtggtaagaatctgcctgcaaacgcacgggacatgggttcgagccctggtccgggaagatcccacatgctgcggatcaactacgcccgtacgccacaactactgaagcctgcgtgcctagagcctatgctccgcaacaagaggaatcaccacaacgagaagcccgtgcaccgcgaagaagagtggcccccgcttcccacagctagagaaagccctcgcacagaaacgaagacaaaacacagcaaaaataaataaattaattaattaaaaaaatatatatcgatTGACTTCAACAGATCACAAGGAAATATtgttaacaaaaaaaataagataaagaaaaagaaattacactTCATATTTTTACCCTAAATCTCACTTTTGGAGTTTATGGCTATCAAATTGATACTGTTACTGCTTATTTTTCTGAACTGGACTTATCCTTCGTTCCTTAGGAAAAGTTTTGTGACCTGACACCAAAATGGCCTGTAGCCTTGGCTGCTACATTTCCTGCCttctaatccagagcaaggcctaGAAGATGGGGCTGATCTCTCTTTATTCTACCAAGCTGATGAGTTTGGCAAATCATTTCCTGGTAATAGAACCTGGGTTTCTTTGCACCCTGAATCTGGCATGCTGATCTCTCACATGGGGGCCCCTGGCCTCCCGGTGAGGCAGGGGATCTGTGGTGAGCTCACCTGTTTCACAGCAATGCTGACCCGGACAGAGTTGATGGAGCCTTCAATCAGAACCTTTTCCTTCTCATTCCTGCTGATGGTCACAGGCTGTAGCAGGAGCTCTTTGCTACTCCTGAAAACACAAAATCACAGAGGCCCCTGTACTATAAAAGAACAGAGTGGTCAAGGAGACCCCACAGCAGGTCCTAGAATCACTATCTGGGACCATAGAGTCCAAGGAATAGGAGACTCACAAGCAGGGGTGCTCCAAGATGGGGGCCAGCAAGGATGTTCTCCAGCagaaagagcacaggctctggagtcagggcGAAAATGTATTGAAATCCAGCCTCCTCTGTTACtttccttgggcaagttaccctGTTGGAATCTcaacttcctcatttgtaaaatgactcTGATTCCTATTTCACTGCTGAGGACTGAGAGAGATCAAAAAGGGTCAAGTGTCTAAcagtgtgcctggcacattgtaggagCTTTACAAATGACAGCTCTTATTTTCATAACCATGAGCAAACCCATACACTGTTTAGGGAATGAGGAGAGAGCCTGCCTTAGAGATAAGGACAAGCTAAAGTCGAACAGTCTGGCCTCCTTTAATGATCAATCCAGAAGGATTCACTTGTTCAGCATTAAGATCCCTCTCAGCTCAGT is a window of Physeter macrocephalus isolate SW-GA chromosome 18, ASM283717v5, whole genome shotgun sequence DNA encoding:
- the ARPC4 gene encoding actin-related protein 2/3 complex subunit 4, with product MTATLRPYLSAVRATLQAALCLENFSSQVVERHNKPEVEVRSSKELLLQPVTISRNEKEKVLIEGSINSVRVSIAVKQADEIEKILCHKFMRFMMMRAENFFILRRKPVEGYDISFLITNFHTEQMYKHKLVDFVIHFMEEIDKEISEMKLSVNARARIVAEEFLKNF